CCGCCTTCAACCTCGCCGGCTTCAGCAGCACGGGCGCGGTCAAGTCCTGGATGGCGACGGTCGCGGTCTTCTTCGCCGTCGTCCAGTTCTTCTCGGCGCTGATGATGTACGGCAGGCTGCCGGGCCCGAGCTGGTCAGGGGTGCTGCACCGCTGGTCGGGGCGGGTGGCGTTCCTGGTGGCGGTGCCGGTGGCGGTGCACTGTCTGTACGCGCTGGGCTATCAGACGTACGAAACGCGCGTTTTCTGGCACTCCCTCCTGGGTTGCTTCTTCTTCGGGGTGTTCAGTGCCAAGATGCTGCTGCTCCGCTCGGAGCGACTCCCCAACTGGCTGCTGCCGATCGTCGGCGGGCTCGTCTTCACCGCGCTGACGATCATCTGGCTGACCTCCGCCCTCTGGTTCTTCCGCACCTTCGGAGTGACGACATGACGACTCACGGCCCGACGCGACGCACGGTCCTCCTCGCGACCGGGGCCGCGGCGTTCACCGTCGGCTGCGGCGAGTACGGCAACGAGGGCGACTCCGGGTCCGACACCGTCGAGGCCTCCGCCGGCCAGGAGCTTGCGAAGACCGGTGAGATCCCGGTCGGCGGCGGCAAGATCTTCAAGGACGAGAAGGTCGTCGTCACCCAGCCGAAGGAAGGCGAGTTCAAGGCCTTCACCAGCATCTGCACCCACCAGCAGTGCCCGGTGGCCAACGTCGACGGCGGCACCATCAACTGCACCTGCCACGGCAGCAAGTTCAGCATCACGGACGGCTCGGTGGAGAACCCGCCGGCGCCCCGCCCGCTGGCCGAGAAGAAGATCACGGTGCAAGGCGACTCGATCCGGCTGGCCTAGTCCCAGAGGGCGCCGAGCGTCGCCAGCTCGCTCTGGTACTCGATCCGGTCCGCCCACTCGACGGGCCATACGCCGGCCCCGTGGTACGCCCCCGCGAAGGCCCCCGCCAGACAGGCGATCGAGTCGGAGTCCCCGGCGGTGCAGGCGGCCCGCCGCAGGGCCGTCACCGGTTCGTCGACGAACAGCAGGAAGCACAGCAGCCCGGTAGCCAGCGCCTCCTCGGCGATCCACCCCTCACCGGTCGCCAGACACGGATCGGTCTCCGGGGACACGGAACGGACCGCTTCCTGAAGGCGCCCGAGGATCTCCAGGCACTCGTCCCAGCCGCGCGCGATGAAGTGCTCGGGAGTCGGGTCCTGGCTGCGGGTCCACAGGTCGCCGAGCCAGTGGTGGTGATAACGGGTGCGGTTCTCGAGGGCGTACGACCGCAGCAGCCCCACCAGTCCGGTCGGCTCGGCACCCTGCGCGAGCAGCCGTACGGCGTGCGCGGTGAGGTCGGACGCGGCGAGCGCGGTCGGGTGCCCGTGCGTGAGCGCGGACTGCAACTGGGCGGCGCCGGAGCGCTGTTCGTCGCTCAGACCGGGGACCAGTCCGACGGGGGCGACGCGCATGTTGGCGCCGCAGCCCTTGGAGTGGATCTGGCTGGCGTCCTGCCACAGGCGCCCTTCGGTCTTCAGCAGGTTGCACGCGACGAGACAGGTCCGGCCCGGCGCGCGGTTGTTCTCCGGCGACTGGTACCAGTCCACGAACTCCTCGCGCACCGGACGCTCCATCCGCTTGGGCGCGAGCAGCCCGCGGTCCATGGCCGTGCGCAGCCCTCGCCCCAACGCCAGCGTCATCTGCGTGTCGTCCGTGACGATCGCCGGCTTCGGCAGCTCCATCTCCCGCCACGGCCCGCACTTGGCGAGGATCGACGGCACGTCGTTGAACTCGGTCGGGAAGCCCAGCGCGTCCCCCAGGGCGAGCCCCAGCAGGGCTCCCGTGGCGGCGCGCTTCCTGACGGTCGTGGCGGTCATGCGGGACGTCCTTCCCGAGGCGTTCGGAGCAGAGGCGGATGGAGCGTCGTGGCCGTGCCCGCGCGGTAGAGCGCGGCCGGTTTGCCGCGGCCGCCGGTCAGTCGCGCGGCGCCCGGGACCGGTTCGACGAAGCCGGGGGTGGCAAGCACCTTGCGCCGGAAGTTGGGGCGGTCGAGGGCGGTGCCCCACACGGTCTCGTAGACCTGTTGCAGCTCGCCGAGCGTGAACTCCGTCCCGCAGAAGGCGGTGGCGAGGCAGGTGTACTCGAGCTTGGCGCCGACGCGTTCCCGGGCGTCGGCCAGGATCCGGTCGTGGTCGAAGGCGAGCGGTCGCGCTGCGCCGTACGGCACCCAGCGGGCGTCCGCGGCGTCGCTGCCGCCGTGCGGCTCGGGCGGGTCCGGCAGCAGCGCGGCGAAGGCGACGGACACGACGCGCATCCGGGGGTCGCGGTCGGGCTCGCTGTAGGTCCGCAGCTGTTCCAGGTGCAGCCCGGAGACGTCCGACAGCCCGGTCTCCTCGGCGAGTTCACGCCGGGCGGCCGTCTCGGCGGACTCGTCGGGCTGCACGAAACCGCCGGGCAGGGCCCAGTGGCCGGCGTACGGCTCCTGTCCGCGCTCCACGAGCAGGACGTGCAGGGCGCCCTCGGTGACGGTGAGGACGGCGAGATCGACGGTGACGGCGAAGGGCTCATAGGCGTGCTTGTCGTATGCGTCCACGCACCCCCACCCCCTTAATAGTCACTACGACTATAAAGTTGCCGGATGGGATCGCACAACCCGGGTAACCGCACCGCATGAGCGAGATCCTGGTGGGCACGTGTTCGTGGACGGACCGCGCGTTGACCGGTAGCGGCTGGTATCCGCCGGGCCGACGCGACGCCGAGGGACGGTTGCGGCACTACGCCGAGCAGTTCCCGGTCGTCGAGGTCGACTCGGCGTACTACGCGCTGCCCGGTGCCCGCAACAGCCGGCAGTGGGCCGAGCGGACGCCACCGGGCTTCGTCTTCGACGTGAAGGCGTTCTCGCTGCTCACCGGGCATCCGACCCGGAGTTCCACGATGCCGGACGGGCTGCCCGCCGACCCCGGGAACCCGGCGGTGCTGGACGAGGTGTGGGCGCGGTTCACCGAGGGGATCGAGCCGCTTCGGGCGGCCGGACGGCTCGGCAGCGTGCTGTTCCAGTTCCCGCCGTGGTTCCGGCCCGGACAGCGGGCCGGGGAGTTCCTGCGGGAGTGCGCCGAACGGACCGCCGGGTGGCCGGTCGCCGTGGAGTTCCGGCATCCCGGCTGGTGGCGCAAGGAGTGGGCGGACGTGACCTGCGCGCTGCTCGCCCGTTACGGCATGTCCGCCGTGGCCGTCGACATGACCCAGACGCTCCCCTCCTCGATCCCGCCCGTCGCTCCCGTCACCTCACCGCGGCTGTCCGTCGTCCGCTTCCACGGTCGCAGCACCGCCTGGGGATCGGGGAGCAAGGAGGACCGCTTCCGGTACGAGTACGGCGAGGACGAACTCGCCGAGTGGCTGCCCCGGTTGCGCTCGCTCGCCGGGCGGGTCGAGCAGCTCCACGTCCTGTTCAACAACTGCTGCGGCACCGCGTCCGTCCGGGCCGCGGAGACGATGCGGCGCCTGCTGGCCGGCACCGGCCGGTCCCCGGCGCTCGAGGGGCAGGCGGCCCGGGAGCCCTAGCCGCCGCGGAACCCGGCGGACTCATCCCGGAAAGGAATCGCGCCGCCCCAGAAAGGCCAGCAGCCGGGCGTCGGGCGGCGCGCAGGACGGGACGGCGACCGGCTCCGCGAACCGCACCCCGCGGTCCTCCTCGGTGACCACGCACCGCGCGATGGGCAGCAACTCGGCCGCAAGGGCGACCGGGAAGGGCCGCGAGCGTCCACAGGCCCGCGCCACGTCCCAGCCGTGCACGGCGATCTCGACGGCGCCGACCGCACCCATCACCCGTACGTCCAGCGGCCGTTCCCCGACGTGGACCAGATCAGGAGGCCCGGCCGCCCAGGCACCGAGCACCGCACACGCGCGCGTACGGAAGCCGCACACGCGGTCGCTCTGCGGCAGCGGTCCGATCCGCCCGCCGGTCAGCCCCTCGTGCAGCGCGTCCAGGGAGTCGTCGAGATGTTCGAGCAGCTCCCCCAGATCCCACCCGGCGCAGGGCGTCGCCCGGCCGAGTCCGGCAGCCCCCGCCACGGCCACGCTCCCCAGCGCGTACGCGAGCGACCGCTCCAGCAGCTCCCCCGGGTTCACGACAGCCCCCCGGCCGGCCACGGCGCCCACGCAGGGGCTCTCAGTGACCTCTCAGGCGCCTCTGACGGCCCTCCGGACCCGCAGGCCATCGGATGCCGCGCGCGGCTCTCCAGGGCCGTGAGGCACGTGCCGGCGGCGATCCGGCGCGGCCCGGTCCGCGAGGGCGCCCGGTCCTCGCCCCCGTCGTGGCCCCGCCGGGCCCGCGAATCCGTCGTCCTGGTCATGCCCGCTCCCCTCGTCCGTGTGGGATGCAGACCGGCGGGAGGGCGAAAACACATCGGCCGGCCCCGGAGAAGAATCCGGAACCGGCCGACGCACGCACGAAACGGGGAGACCTAGAGGTCGACTTCCTTCATCAGCATCCCGACCTCCGTGTTGGACAGCCGCCGCAGCCAGCCCGACTTCTGGTCGCCCAGGGTGATCGGGCCGAAGGCGACCCGCACCAGCTTGTCGACCGGGAAGCCGGCCTCCGCCAGCATGCGGCGCACGATGTGCTTGCGGCCCTCGTGGAGGGTCACCTCGACGAGGTAGTTCTTGCCGGTCTGCTCGACGACCCGGAAGTGGTCCGCCTTCGCGTACCCGTCCTCCAGCTGGATGCCGTCCTTCAGCCGCTTGCCCAGGTCCCGCGGGATCGGACCCACGATGTGCGCGAGGTAGACCTTCTTCACGCCGTACCTGGGGTGGGTCAGCCGGTGCGCCAGCTCGCCGTGGTTGGTGAGCAGGATGACACCCTCGGTCTCGGTGTCGAGCCGACCGACGTGGAAGAGCCGCGTCTCACGGTTGGTGACGTAGTCGCCGAGGCACTGACGGCCCTCGTTGTCCTCCATCGTGGAGACGACGCCGGCCGGCTTGTTCAGCGAGAAGAACTGGTACGACTGCGTCGCGACCGTCAGGCCGTCGACCTTGACCTCGTCCCGCTCCGGGTCGACACGCTTGCCCTGCTCCAGGACGATCTCGCCGTTGACCTCGACCCGCGCCTGCTCGATGAGCTCCTCGCAGGCCCGCCGGGAGCCGTAGCCGGCGCGCGCGAGGATCTTCTGCAGCCGCTCGCCCTCCTGCTCGGCGCCCGGGAAGGTCTTGGGCAGCTTGACGTCCTTCTTGTTCGCGTACCGCTCGCGGTTGCGCTCCTCGGCCCGCGCCTCGTACTCGCGGGAGGTCGCGGGGACCCAGCGGCCACGCCCGGTGCCGCTCTGGCCCTGCTTGGGGCCGCCCTTGGCGCCGCCGCGCGCGGAGGCACCGCGCCCGGACTTCGGGCCCTCATGGGTGCCGCCCGGCCCTACGTCGTAGCGGCGCTCCTCGGGACGGGGCTTGCCCGCGCGCTTCGGCTTGTCGTCGCGCCCTCCCCCGCCCGTCGGCTGGGAGCCGCGTCCGCCCGTCCCGCGGGGGTTGCCGCCGCCACCGGTTCCCCGGGGCTTGCCGCGCCCGCTGTTGTTGCCACTGCCGCTGCCACTGCTTCGCATCAAAGTTCCGTCGTCGTCGTGTCGTCTGCATCTGCATCCGGTACGTCCGGATCGAACGACGGGACCCCTTCCAGCGTCTCGGCCTCGATCGCCTCCGCCTCGGGGAGAAAGGGCGCGAGCTCCGGGAGCTCGTCCAGGCCTCGCAGGCCCATCCGCTCCAGAAAGTAGTTCGTCGTCACGTACAGGATCGCACCTGTTTCGGGTTCCGCGCCCGCCTCCTGGACCAGACCGCGCTGGAGGAGGGTCCGCATGACCCCGTCACAGTTGACTCCTCGTACGGCCGAGACCCTGCTGCGGCTCACCGGCTGACGGTAGGCGACGACGGCCAGGGTCTCCAGCGCGGCCTGGGTGAGCCGGGCCTGCTGGCCGTCCAGCACGAAGCCCTCGACGGCCGCCGCGAACTCGGGCCGGCTGTAGAAACGCCAGCCCCCGGCGATCAGCCGCAGCTCGAAACCGCGCCCCTGGACGGTGTACTCGTCGGCCAGTGCCCGCAGCGCGTCCGCGATCTGCCGTCTGGGCCGCTGGAGGATCTTCGAGAGGTGTTCCTCGGTGGCGGGCTCGTCCACGACCATGAGGACGGCCTCCAGGGCGGGCCTGAGATCGAGGTCGGCGACGGTGCGCGGCCCGGCCGGGACGTCGGTGGTCTCCTCGCTCACGCCTTCTCCTCCTTGGGCGGCTCGGGCGGTCGGTCGAACTCGTCGGTCACCATCGGCTCGGCGTCGCCCTCCCCGCCGGTCCACCGCACCACGAGGTCGCCGAGGGCCGTCTCCTGGTCCAGCGCAACGGCCTTCTCCCGGTACAGCTCCAGCAGCGCCAGGAATCGCGCCACGACGGTGAGGGTGTCCTCGGTGTCCTCGACCAGCGTCCGGAAGCTGGCCTCGCCGAGCTCCTTCAGCCGGGCGACGACGATCCCGGCCTGCTCCTGCACGCTGACCAGCGGCGCGTGGATGTGGTCCACGTACACCTGGGGCTTGGGCCTGGGCTGCATCGCCTTCACGGCGAGCTTCGCGAACCCCTCCGGGCCGATGCTGATGACGACCTCGGGCAGCAGTTCGGCGTGGTGCGGTTCGAGGCCGACGGTACGGGGGTAGCGGCGGGCCTCCTCGTCGAGGCGGTGGTTGAAGATGTCGGCGATCTGTTTGTACGCGCGGTACTGCAGCAGTCGCGCGAACAGCAGGTCACGTGCTTCGAGGAGGGCGAGGTCGGCCTCGTCCTCGACCTCGGCGGAGGGCAGCAGCCGGGCCGCCTTGAGATCGAGGAGGGTGGCGGCGACGACGAGGAACTCGGTCGTCTGGTCCAGGTCCCAGTCCGGCCCCATCGCCCTGATGTGCGCCATGAACTCGTCGGTCACCTTGGACAGGGCGACCTCGGTCACATCCAGCTTGTGCTTGGAGATCAGCTGGAGGAGGAGATCGAAGGGACCTTCGAAGTTGGAGAGCCGGACCTTGAAGACACCGTCGCCGGGTTCCTGAGGTTCGGAGGGGGTCTCAGGCGGCGGGGCCTCGGGTTCCGGATCAGGTTCCGGTACGACGGTCTCGGGCTCCGCGACCTCCGGCTCCGGTGCCACCGGCGCGGGTGGGGGCAACGGCCCACCGGCCTCGGCGGGAGACTCGGCCTCGGCCACCGGCTCGACCCGCAGAGCGCCCCGCCCCAGCACACGCCGACGGCCGGCAGGTGCGCCGGGGGTGGGAGCGTCGTTCGAGGTCATGGCCCTCGCAGGCTACCGCTACCGCCCGCGCAGTCGGCGTACGAGGATGCTCGCGTCTCCCCGGGACTCCAGATCGGCCAGCACCACGGCGACCGCCTCGCGGACGATGCGCCCGCGGTCGACGGCCAGCCCGTGCTCGCCGCGGAGCACCAGCCGGGCGTGCTCCAGATCCATGAGCTCCTCGGCGGAGACGTACACGGTGATCTTCTCGTCGTGCCGCTCACGCCCGCTGGGCCGGCGTGAGGCCGCCCGGCCACCGCCGCGCTGCTTGCGCGGCGCGGCAGAACCTTCCTGCGCGTCCTGACGTCGCCCGGAGCGCTCCGCGTCCCGGCTGCGGGACTCGCCGGCCGCGGCCGGCTCCGTGGCCACATGCTCGGCCCCGTCGCCGTCACCGCCCTGCGCGGGCACCGACTGCGGCGCGTCCTCGGACGACCCGGCCGCGGCTGCGTCGCTGTCCCCCGCGGGCGCGGGCACCCGGGCTTCGCCGTTGGCCCCCCGCCGCGGAGTGGACGGCTGGAGCGCCATTCCCCCTGTCGTACGGAAGAGTTCGTCGGCCCCCGGCAGACTCACTCGGCGTGACACCGGGCGAGCACCTCCCTGGCGAGCTGGCGGTAGGCGGCGGCGCCGACGGAGTTGGAGGCGTACGTGGTGATCGGCTCACCGGCGACCGTGGTCTCCGGGAAGCGGACCGTGCGCCCGATGACCGTGTGGTAGACGTGGTCGTCGAACGCCTCGACGACACGCGCGAGCACCTCACGGCTGTGCACGGTGCGCGAGTCGTACATCGTGGCGAGGATCCCGTCGAGCTCCAGCTCCGGGTTGAGCCGCTCCTGGACCTTCTCGATGGTCTCCGTCAGCAGGGCGACACCACGGAGGGCGAAGAACTCACACTCCAGTGGCACTATCACCTTGTGCGCGGCCGTCAGGGCGTTGACCGTGAGCAGACCCAGTGAAGGCTGACAGTCGATCACGATGTAGTCGTAGTCGGCCATGAGCGGCTTCAGGGCCCGCTGCAATGTCGACTCGCGCGCGACCTCGGAGACCAGCTGGACCTCCGCCGCCGACAAGTCGATATTGCTCGGCAGCAGGTCCATGTTGGGGACCGCGGTCTTCAGCAGGACCTCGTCGGCCGCCATGCCCCGCTCCATGAGCAGGTTGTAGACGGTGAGGTCGAGCTCCATCGGGTTGACACCGAGGCCCACCGACAGCGCGCCCTGCGGGTCGAAGTCCACGAGCAGCACGCGACGTCCGTACTCCGCGAGCGCGGCACCCAGGTTGATGGTCGACGTCGTCTTGCCGACGCCGCCCTTCTGGTTGCACATCGCGATGATCTTCGCGGGTCCGTGATCGGTCAGCGGACCCGGGATCGGGAAGTACGGCAGCGGGCGTCCGGTCGGGCCGATGCGCTCACGGCGCTGGCGTGCAGCGTCGGGAGCGAGCGTGGCCGCGTACTCGGGGTCGGGCTCGTATTCGGCGTCGGGGTCGTAGAAGTGCCCCTCGGGCAGTTCGTCGTAGTCGGCGAACTGGCTGTGGGGCGCGCCACTTCCGTCGCCGGCCATGGCGTTCACGTGATGGCCATCCATGCTCTGGTGTGCTGACAGAGTCACCCTCCGGTTCAGGTGGCTCTGGTGGGCTGCGAAGGTGCGCACCGCGACGGAGCCGACAGCCTCGAACCCCTCGGGGCCCTCAGCCCGTGCAGGCGTTCCTGGTTGACCACCTCCGGGAGTAAATGTCGACTCATTCACAAGTCGTCTTACCTCCTTGGTGACCAGGAAACTTCTAGACAAGGTCAGCGTGGCACCATGCCGACGGTTGGCGACTCTATGGCGTGTCGGGTGTTCACAGCAACACAATCCGCCGGACCCGGCAGGATGTGTCGGCAATCAAACATCGCGCTGTCAAGGGCGTACGGCCGTCGCACGGCAGGTTTCACCGGTGTGCGAATCGACCAAAGGGTTACGTTCGAGGCGAGTTGACCGAGCGTCGCAAAGTGACCATACACACATGTGGCCGGACCTTGTCGGGCAAGGTCCGGCCGCCTGCGAGTCGTTGACGCGCCTTGTTGACGTATCGCCTTTACGAAAAGGTGACTTAGCCGATCAGGGTCTCGAGCTCCACGTGCTCCAGGCCGTGCGCCTCGGCGACCTCCTTGTAAACGACCTTGCCGTCATGGGTGTTGAGACCCCTGGCGAGCGCGGCGTCGCGGCGCAGCGCCTCGACCCAGCCGTGGTCGGCGAGTTCGACGATGTACGGCAGCGTCGCGTTGGTGAGCGCGTAGGTGGAGGTGTTGGGCACCGCGCCGGGCATGTTGGCGACGCAGTAGAAGACCGAGTCGTGGACCTTGAAGGTCGGCTCGGCGTGGGTGGTCGGCCGGGAGTCCTCGAAGCAGCCGCCCTGGTCGATCGCGATGTCGACAAGGACACTTCCGGGCTTCATACGCGACACGAGCTCGTTGGTGACCAGCTTCGGGGCCTTGGCGCCCGGGATGAGCACCGCGCCGATGACGAGGTCGGCGTCCAGGACGGCCTTCTCCAGCTCGAAGGCGTTGGACATGATCGCCCGGACCTTGGTGCCGAAGACCTTGTCCGCCTCGCGCAGCTTGTTGATGTCGCGGTCGAGCAGCGTGACGTGGAAGCCCATGCCGACGGCGATCTGGGTGGCGTTCCAGCCGGAGACACCGCCGCCGATGACGACGGCCTTCGCGGGCTGGGTGCCGGGCACGCCACCGGGGAGCACGCCACGGCCGCCGGCCGAGCGCATCAGGTGGTAGGCGCCGACCTGCGGGG
Above is a window of Streptomyces sp. NBC_00490 DNA encoding:
- a CDS encoding DUF6529 family protein, with protein sequence MTADPNAATQGFPSPRPAEPRPSPARYLVPALVAAAVAVALGVYGKVHDPAGTAFNLAGFSSTGAVKSWMATVAVFFAVVQFFSALMMYGRLPGPSWSGVLHRWSGRVAFLVAVPVAVHCLYALGYQTYETRVFWHSLLGCFFFGVFSAKMLLLRSERLPNWLLPIVGGLVFTALTIIWLTSALWFFRTFGVTT
- a CDS encoding Rieske (2Fe-2S) protein; the encoded protein is MTTHGPTRRTVLLATGAAAFTVGCGEYGNEGDSGSDTVEASAGQELAKTGEIPVGGGKIFKDEKVVVTQPKEGEFKAFTSICTHQQCPVANVDGGTINCTCHGSKFSITDGSVENPPAPRPLAEKKITVQGDSIRLA
- a CDS encoding ADP-ribosylglycohydrolase family protein: MTATTVRKRAATGALLGLALGDALGFPTEFNDVPSILAKCGPWREMELPKPAIVTDDTQMTLALGRGLRTAMDRGLLAPKRMERPVREEFVDWYQSPENNRAPGRTCLVACNLLKTEGRLWQDASQIHSKGCGANMRVAPVGLVPGLSDEQRSGAAQLQSALTHGHPTALAASDLTAHAVRLLAQGAEPTGLVGLLRSYALENRTRYHHHWLGDLWTRSQDPTPEHFIARGWDECLEILGRLQEAVRSVSPETDPCLATGEGWIAEEALATGLLCFLLFVDEPVTALRRAACTAGDSDSIACLAGAFAGAYHGAGVWPVEWADRIEYQSELATLGALWD
- a CDS encoding NUDIX hydrolase; this translates as MDAYDKHAYEPFAVTVDLAVLTVTEGALHVLLVERGQEPYAGHWALPGGFVQPDESAETAARRELAEETGLSDVSGLHLEQLRTYSEPDRDPRMRVVSVAFAALLPDPPEPHGGSDAADARWVPYGAARPLAFDHDRILADARERVGAKLEYTCLATAFCGTEFTLGELQQVYETVWGTALDRPNFRRKVLATPGFVEPVPGAARLTGGRGKPAALYRAGTATTLHPPLLRTPREGRPA
- a CDS encoding DUF72 domain-containing protein, which encodes MSEILVGTCSWTDRALTGSGWYPPGRRDAEGRLRHYAEQFPVVEVDSAYYALPGARNSRQWAERTPPGFVFDVKAFSLLTGHPTRSSTMPDGLPADPGNPAVLDEVWARFTEGIEPLRAAGRLGSVLFQFPPWFRPGQRAGEFLRECAERTAGWPVAVEFRHPGWWRKEWADVTCALLARYGMSAVAVDMTQTLPSSIPPVAPVTSPRLSVVRFHGRSTAWGSGSKEDRFRYEYGEDELAEWLPRLRSLAGRVEQLHVLFNNCCGTASVRAAETMRRLLAGTGRSPALEGQAAREP
- a CDS encoding TIGR03086 family metal-binding protein; the encoded protein is MNPGELLERSLAYALGSVAVAGAAGLGRATPCAGWDLGELLEHLDDSLDALHEGLTGGRIGPLPQSDRVCGFRTRACAVLGAWAAGPPDLVHVGERPLDVRVMGAVGAVEIAVHGWDVARACGRSRPFPVALAAELLPIARCVVTEEDRGVRFAEPVAVPSCAPPDARLLAFLGRRDSFPG
- a CDS encoding pseudouridine synthase, with the translated sequence MRSSGSGSGNNSGRGKPRGTGGGGNPRGTGGRGSQPTGGGGRDDKPKRAGKPRPEERRYDVGPGGTHEGPKSGRGASARGGAKGGPKQGQSGTGRGRWVPATSREYEARAEERNRERYANKKDVKLPKTFPGAEQEGERLQKILARAGYGSRRACEELIEQARVEVNGEIVLEQGKRVDPERDEVKVDGLTVATQSYQFFSLNKPAGVVSTMEDNEGRQCLGDYVTNRETRLFHVGRLDTETEGVILLTNHGELAHRLTHPRYGVKKVYLAHIVGPIPRDLGKRLKDGIQLEDGYAKADHFRVVEQTGKNYLVEVTLHEGRKHIVRRMLAEAGFPVDKLVRVAFGPITLGDQKSGWLRRLSNTEVGMLMKEVDL
- the scpB gene encoding SMC-Scp complex subunit ScpB, yielding MSEETTDVPAGPRTVADLDLRPALEAVLMVVDEPATEEHLSKILQRPRRQIADALRALADEYTVQGRGFELRLIAGGWRFYSRPEFAAAVEGFVLDGQQARLTQAALETLAVVAYRQPVSRSRVSAVRGVNCDGVMRTLLQRGLVQEAGAEPETGAILYVTTNYFLERMGLRGLDELPELAPFLPEAEAIEAETLEGVPSFDPDVPDADADDTTTTEL
- a CDS encoding segregation and condensation protein A — encoded protein: MTSNDAPTPGAPAGRRRVLGRGALRVEPVAEAESPAEAGGPLPPPAPVAPEPEVAEPETVVPEPDPEPEAPPPETPSEPQEPGDGVFKVRLSNFEGPFDLLLQLISKHKLDVTEVALSKVTDEFMAHIRAMGPDWDLDQTTEFLVVAATLLDLKAARLLPSAEVEDEADLALLEARDLLFARLLQYRAYKQIADIFNHRLDEEARRYPRTVGLEPHHAELLPEVVISIGPEGFAKLAVKAMQPRPKPQVYVDHIHAPLVSVQEQAGIVVARLKELGEASFRTLVEDTEDTLTVVARFLALLELYREKAVALDQETALGDLVVRWTGGEGDAEPMVTDEFDRPPEPPKEEKA
- a CDS encoding ParA family protein; protein product: MNESTFTPGGGQPGTPARAEGPEGFEAVGSVAVRTFAAHQSHLNRRVTLSAHQSMDGHHVNAMAGDGSGAPHSQFADYDELPEGHFYDPDAEYEPDPEYAATLAPDAARQRRERIGPTGRPLPYFPIPGPLTDHGPAKIIAMCNQKGGVGKTTSTINLGAALAEYGRRVLLVDFDPQGALSVGLGVNPMELDLTVYNLLMERGMAADEVLLKTAVPNMDLLPSNIDLSAAEVQLVSEVARESTLQRALKPLMADYDYIVIDCQPSLGLLTVNALTAAHKVIVPLECEFFALRGVALLTETIEKVQERLNPELELDGILATMYDSRTVHSREVLARVVEAFDDHVYHTVIGRTVRFPETTVAGEPITTYASNSVGAAAYRQLAREVLARCHAE
- the ald gene encoding alanine dehydrogenase; translation: MIDVKVGIPREVKNNEFRVAITPSGVHELVRHGHQVLVEQNAGLGSSIPDAEYVAAGAQILATADEVWATADLLLKVKEPIAEEYHRLRKDQTLFTYLHLAASKECTDALIESGTTAIAYETVELPSRALPLLAPMSEVAGRLAPQVGAYHLMRSAGGRGVLPGGVPGTQPAKAVVIGGGVSGWNATQIAVGMGFHVTLLDRDINKLREADKVFGTKVRAIMSNAFELEKAVLDADLVIGAVLIPGAKAPKLVTNELVSRMKPGSVLVDIAIDQGGCFEDSRPTTHAEPTFKVHDSVFYCVANMPGAVPNTSTYALTNATLPYIVELADHGWVEALRRDAALARGLNTHDGKVVYKEVAEAHGLEHVELETLIG